From Bacillus basilensis, a single genomic window includes:
- the accA gene encoding acetyl-CoA carboxylase carboxyl transferase subunit alpha, which yields MAELEFEKPVVELRNKIRELKDYTKNSQMDFSEEIRILEDKLEKLEEDIYGNMKVWDRVQIARHAERPTTLDYIEHLFTNFFECHGDRLFGDDAAIVGGIAKYKGMPVTVIGHQRGKDTKENIRRNFGMPHPEGYRKALRLMKQAEKFNRPIICFIDTKGAYPGKAAEERGQSEAIARNLFEMAGLTVPVICIVIGEGGSGGALGLGVGDYIHMLENSTYSVITPEGAAAILWKDASKAKEAAEAMKITAADLKELGVIDEIIPEAKGGAHRNLLKQSENIDLMLKKTFEQLSGISKDELIEKRYEKYMKIGQVSFSNASIGIK from the coding sequence ATGGCAGAGCTAGAATTTGAGAAACCAGTTGTTGAGCTAAGAAATAAGATTCGTGAACTGAAAGACTATACGAAAAACAGCCAGATGGACTTCAGTGAGGAGATTCGTATTTTGGAAGACAAGCTAGAAAAATTAGAGGAAGATATATACGGCAATATGAAAGTATGGGACCGTGTTCAAATTGCTCGTCATGCAGAACGACCGACAACGCTCGATTATATTGAGCACTTATTTACTAATTTTTTTGAATGTCATGGAGATCGCCTATTTGGCGACGATGCAGCGATTGTCGGCGGCATTGCGAAATATAAGGGGATGCCTGTAACTGTAATTGGGCACCAACGCGGAAAAGATACGAAAGAAAATATTCGTCGTAATTTTGGGATGCCTCATCCAGAAGGATATCGAAAAGCACTGCGTCTAATGAAACAAGCGGAAAAGTTTAATCGTCCTATTATTTGTTTCATCGATACGAAGGGAGCTTATCCTGGTAAAGCAGCTGAAGAACGTGGACAAAGTGAGGCAATTGCCCGTAATTTATTTGAAATGGCGGGTTTAACTGTACCTGTTATTTGTATTGTTATCGGTGAAGGTGGTAGCGGTGGTGCGTTAGGTCTTGGAGTAGGCGATTACATTCATATGCTAGAAAATTCCACGTATTCTGTTATTACACCAGAGGGTGCGGCAGCAATTCTTTGGAAAGATGCTAGTAAAGCAAAAGAAGCTGCAGAAGCGATGAAAATTACAGCAGCGGATTTGAAAGAATTAGGTGTAATTGACGAAATTATTCCAGAGGCAAAAGGCGGAGCACATCGTAATCTTTTAAAACAATCAGAAAACATAGATTTAATGCTTAAAAAAACTTTTGAACAATTAAGTGGAATTTCGAAAGATGAATTAATCGAAAAACGTTATGAAAAATATATGAAAATTGGGCAAGTTTCGTTTTCAAACGCTTCCATTGGGATAAAATAA
- a CDS encoding FxsA family protein — MKWLLFLFILIPAIEIIVLIGSSHVIGLWSTFAMIVFTGVVGVYLAKRQGFKVLGEIQSKLNRGEMPGGAVLDGIFIFVGGILLVLPGYVTDIMGFIFVIPVTRALLKPFVMKWMEWKFRKNSTIIVQK, encoded by the coding sequence GTGAAATGGTTACTATTCTTGTTTATTTTAATACCGGCGATTGAGATTATAGTCTTAATTGGATCAAGTCATGTAATAGGTTTATGGTCTACGTTCGCTATGATTGTATTTACGGGTGTTGTAGGTGTCTATTTAGCGAAAAGGCAAGGGTTTAAAGTGCTTGGAGAGATTCAATCTAAGCTGAATAGAGGAGAAATGCCAGGAGGGGCAGTGCTAGATGGTATTTTTATCTTTGTAGGAGGTATTCTTTTAGTGCTTCCTGGATATGTAACGGATATAATGGGTTTTATCTTTGTTATTCCTGTGACGAGGGCTTTGTTGAAACCGTTTGTTATGAAGTGGATGGAATGGAAGTTTAGAAAGAACTCTACTATTATTGTGCAGAAATAG
- the citZ gene encoding citrate synthase — MGEFSGKGENVMTVIRGLEGVVATTSSVSSIIDDTLTYVGYNIDDLAENATFEEVVYLLWHRKLPNEKELAEFNEIVCEYYKVPGEILTYLKQVDLKIAHPMSVLRTAISMLSLYDESAEIMDEKSNYLKAVKLQAQVGTLVAAYARIRKGLDIVEPRNDLSLAANFLYMLNDREPNEVEIEAFDKALVLHADHELNASTFTARVCVATLSDVYSGITAAIGALKGPLHGGANENVMKMLTEIGEEENVESYIHNALQNKVKIMGFGHRVYEQGDPRAKHLREMSKRLCVLLGEEKWYNMSIKIEDIVTKEKGLPPNVDFYSASVYHCLGIDHDLFTPIFAISRMSGWLAHILEQYENNRLIRPRADYNGPTHQVYVPIAQR; from the coding sequence TTGGGAGAATTTTCAGGAAAAGGAGAGAATGTCATGACTGTTATTCGAGGTTTAGAAGGGGTAGTAGCAACAACATCATCTGTGAGCTCTATTATTGATGATACATTAACTTATGTTGGGTATAATATTGATGATTTAGCTGAGAATGCTACGTTTGAAGAAGTAGTGTACTTATTATGGCACCGCAAGCTTCCTAATGAAAAAGAACTAGCGGAATTTAATGAAATTGTATGTGAATACTATAAAGTTCCAGGTGAGATTTTAACATATTTGAAACAAGTAGATTTAAAAATCGCACATCCGATGTCTGTTTTACGAACTGCAATTTCCATGCTATCATTATACGATGAGAGCGCTGAAATTATGGATGAAAAGTCCAATTATTTGAAAGCGGTTAAATTGCAGGCGCAAGTGGGAACTTTAGTTGCTGCTTATGCAAGAATTCGTAAAGGTTTAGATATTGTTGAGCCTAGAAACGATTTATCATTAGCTGCAAACTTCTTGTACATGTTAAATGATCGCGAGCCAAATGAAGTTGAAATTGAAGCTTTTGATAAGGCGCTTGTACTTCACGCAGATCATGAGTTAAACGCTTCTACATTTACTGCACGCGTTTGTGTAGCTACACTTTCAGATGTGTATTCTGGTATTACAGCAGCAATCGGTGCATTAAAAGGTCCTCTTCACGGCGGGGCAAATGAAAATGTAATGAAGATGTTAACTGAAATTGGTGAAGAAGAAAATGTAGAATCATATATTCATAATGCTCTTCAAAATAAAGTGAAAATCATGGGCTTTGGCCACCGTGTATATGAGCAGGGTGATCCGCGTGCAAAACATTTACGCGAAATGTCTAAGAGATTATGCGTGCTTTTAGGAGAAGAGAAATGGTATAATATGTCTATCAAAATTGAAGACATCGTAACAAAAGAAAAAGGTCTTCCACCAAATGTTGATTTCTATTCAGCTTCTGTATACCATTGTTTAGGAATTGACCATGACTTATTTACACCTATTTTTGCAATTAGCCGTATGTCAGGCTGGTTAGCTCATATTCTAGAACAATATGAAAACAACCGTTTAATCCGTCCGCGTGCAGATTATAATGGACCAACACATCAAGTGTATGTTCCAATTGCACAACGATAA
- the pfkA gene encoding 6-phosphofructokinase has translation MKRIGVLTSGGDSPGMNAAIRAVVRKAIFHDIEVYGIYHGYAGLISGHIEKLELGSVGDIIHRGGTKLYTARCPEFKDPEVRLKGIEQLKKHGIEGLVVIGGDGSYQGAKKLTEQGFPCVGVPGTIDNDIPGTDFTIGFDTALNTVIDAIDKIRDTATSHERTYVIEVMGRHAGDIALWAGLADGAETILIPEEEYDMDDVIARLKRGSERGKKHSIIIVAEGVGSAIDIGKHIEEATNFDTRVTVLGHVQRGGSPSAQDRVLASRLGARAVELLIAGKGGRCVGIQDNKLVDHDIIEALAQKHTIDKDMYQLSKELSI, from the coding sequence ATGAAACGTATTGGTGTATTAACAAGTGGTGGAGATTCACCTGGTATGAATGCTGCCATTCGTGCAGTTGTTCGTAAAGCGATTTTCCATGATATTGAAGTATATGGTATTTACCATGGATACGCTGGATTAATTTCTGGTCACATTGAAAAATTAGAACTAGGTTCTGTTGGCGATATTATCCACCGCGGTGGTACGAAATTATATACAGCAAGATGTCCTGAGTTTAAAGACCCAGAAGTACGACTAAAAGGTATCGAGCAATTAAAGAAACACGGTATCGAAGGACTTGTTGTTATTGGTGGAGATGGTTCTTACCAAGGCGCTAAAAAATTAACTGAACAAGGATTCCCATGTGTTGGTGTACCAGGTACAATCGACAATGATATCCCTGGAACAGACTTCACAATTGGTTTCGATACAGCTCTAAACACTGTTATTGATGCAATTGATAAAATCCGTGACACAGCTACATCTCATGAACGTACATATGTTATCGAAGTAATGGGACGTCACGCTGGTGATATCGCATTATGGGCTGGTTTAGCTGATGGTGCAGAAACAATCTTAATTCCAGAAGAAGAGTATGACATGGATGATGTTATCGCTCGTCTGAAGCGCGGTAGCGAACGTGGTAAAAAACACAGTATTATCATTGTGGCTGAAGGTGTTGGAAGTGCAATTGACATCGGTAAGCACATTGAAGAAGCAACAAACTTTGATACTCGCGTAACTGTATTAGGTCACGTACAACGTGGTGGATCACCAAGTGCACAAGACCGTGTATTAGCAAGTCGTCTTGGCGCAAGAGCAGTTGAATTATTAATTGCTGGTAAAGGTGGACGTTGTGTAGGTATTCAAGATAACAAACTTGTTGATCATGATATTATCGAAGCGTTAGCTCAAAAGCATACAATCGATAAAGATATGTATCAATTATCTAAAGAATTATCCATCTAA
- a CDS encoding MaoC/PaaZ C-terminal domain-containing protein translates to MLKKKVQIGRKMDEITVGEKLSITEKIEDKDLLLYLGLTNDANPLYIQHDYASQTPYEKPIVPSIMLTGMITTAVTKYLPGPGSHITRKDLTFVKHVHHYETLQIHFEVVAVSEEEHTIDMLVSAHDEKGNTVVKGSLTVTPPYKSVSIMEKALDNF, encoded by the coding sequence ATGTTAAAGAAAAAAGTTCAAATTGGTCGTAAAATGGATGAAATTACAGTAGGAGAGAAATTATCTATCACTGAAAAAATTGAGGATAAAGATTTGTTATTGTACTTAGGGTTAACGAATGATGCCAATCCATTATATATTCAGCATGATTACGCATCCCAAACTCCGTATGAAAAGCCGATTGTACCAAGCATTATGCTAACTGGAATGATTACAACGGCAGTTACGAAATATTTACCAGGTCCAGGTAGTCATATTACGAGAAAGGACCTTACATTCGTGAAGCATGTTCACCATTATGAAACGTTACAAATCCACTTTGAAGTTGTGGCTGTTTCTGAGGAGGAACATACAATTGATATGCTTGTATCTGCTCATGACGAAAAAGGGAATACTGTTGTGAAAGGCTCATTAACAGTAACGCCACCTTATAAATCAGTCTCTATTATGGAAAAAGCATTAGATAATTTTTAA
- the mdh gene encoding malate dehydrogenase, with amino-acid sequence MTIKRKKVSVIGAGFTGATTAFLLAQKELADVVLVDIPQLENPTKGKALDMLEASPVQGFDANIIGTSDYEDTADSDVVVITAGIARKPGMSRDDLVATNSKIMKSITRDIAKHSPNAIIVVLTNPVDAMTYSVFKEAGFPKERVIGQSGVLDTARFRTFIAQELNLSVKDITGFVLGGHGDDMVPLVRYSYAGGIPLETLIPKERLEAIVERTRKGGGEIVGLLGNGSAYYAPAASLVEMTEAILKDQRRVLPAIAYLEGEYGYSDLYLGVPVILGGNGIEKIIELELLADEKEALDRSVESVRNVMKVLV; translated from the coding sequence ATGACAATCAAACGCAAGAAAGTTTCAGTCATCGGTGCAGGATTTACAGGAGCAACAACAGCATTCTTATTAGCACAAAAAGAACTTGCAGATGTTGTATTAGTGGACATTCCACAACTGGAAAATCCAACAAAAGGGAAAGCGTTAGATATGTTAGAAGCGAGCCCAGTACAAGGTTTTGATGCTAACATTATTGGAACATCTGATTACGAAGATACTGCTGATTCTGACGTTGTCGTTATTACAGCAGGTATTGCACGTAAGCCTGGTATGAGCCGTGATGACTTAGTAGCAACAAACTCTAAAATTATGAAAAGTATTACGCGCGACATTGCAAAACATTCACCAAATGCGATTATTGTTGTATTAACAAATCCAGTTGATGCAATGACATATTCTGTATTTAAAGAAGCAGGATTCCCGAAAGAGCGTGTTATTGGTCAATCGGGCGTATTAGATACAGCTCGTTTCCGTACATTCATCGCGCAAGAATTAAATCTTTCTGTGAAAGACATTACAGGATTTGTTCTTGGAGGACACGGTGACGATATGGTACCTCTTGTACGTTATTCTTATGCAGGTGGCATTCCGTTAGAAACGTTAATTCCGAAAGAGCGTTTAGAAGCAATCGTAGAACGTACCCGTAAAGGTGGCGGCGAGATTGTAGGCTTATTAGGAAACGGTAGTGCATATTACGCACCAGCTGCTTCTTTAGTTGAAATGACAGAAGCAATCTTAAAAGATCAACGCCGTGTATTACCGGCTATTGCGTACCTTGAAGGTGAATATGGTTATAGTGACCTTTACTTAGGGGTACCAGTAATTCTAGGTGGTAACGGAATTGAAAAAATTATTGAATTAGAACTTCTTGCAGATGAAAAAGAAGCGTTAGATCGCTCTGTAGAATCTGTACGTAATGTTATGAAGGTTCTTGTTTAA
- the pyk gene encoding pyruvate kinase: protein MRKTKIVCTIGPASESIEKLEQLMEAGMNVARLNFSHGSHEEHGARIKNIREASKKTGKTVGILLDTKGPEIRTHDFVDGQAELVTGAEVVLSTEQVLGTAEKFSVSYAGLYDDVDPGSRILIDDGLIELEVIEKADGNIRTKVLNSGTVKNKKGVNVPNVSIKLPGITEKDVKDIIFGIEQKVDFIAASFVRKASDVLEIRELLEEHNAQYIQIVPKIENQEGIDNIDSILEVSDGLMVARGDMGVEIPPEEVPLVQKRLIKKCNVLGKPVITATQMLDSMQRNPRPTRAEASDVANAIFDGTDAIMLSGETAAGQYPVEAVTMMANIAVRVEKSLQYEDMFKKRIKEFTPTITDAISQSVAHTALALDVAAIVAPTESGYTAKMISKYRPKSPIVAVTSDEQVGRRLALVWGVQAFMAEKRAASTDEMLDTAIQTGMDAGLIGLGDTVVITAGVPVAETGTTNLMKIHVVGEEVAKGQGIGRKAAKGKVVVAKTAAEAVANVNEGDILVTTSTDKDMIPAIEKAAALVVEEGGLTSHAAVVGVSIGIPVIVGVNGVTATLKNGQEVTVDAARGIVYNGHAEVL, encoded by the coding sequence ATGCGTAAAACTAAAATTGTATGTACTATAGGTCCTGCTAGTGAAAGTATTGAGAAATTAGAACAATTAATGGAAGCGGGTATGAACGTTGCTCGTTTAAACTTCTCTCATGGTAGCCATGAAGAGCACGGCGCTCGTATTAAAAACATCCGTGAAGCTTCAAAGAAAACTGGTAAAACAGTTGGTATCTTACTTGATACAAAAGGTCCAGAAATTCGTACTCATGACTTCGTAGACGGACAAGCTGAGCTTGTAACAGGTGCAGAAGTAGTTCTTTCTACTGAGCAAGTATTAGGTACTGCAGAGAAGTTCTCTGTATCTTATGCTGGTCTTTATGACGATGTAGACCCAGGTTCTCGTATTCTAATCGATGACGGTCTTATCGAACTAGAAGTAATCGAAAAAGCTGACGGAAACATCCGTACAAAAGTTCTTAACAGCGGAACTGTAAAAAATAAAAAAGGTGTTAACGTACCAAACGTAAGCATTAAGCTTCCTGGTATCACTGAAAAAGACGTAAAAGATATCATCTTCGGTATCGAGCAAAAAGTTGATTTCATCGCAGCATCTTTCGTTCGTAAAGCATCTGACGTATTAGAAATCCGTGAATTATTAGAAGAGCATAACGCTCAATACATCCAAATCGTACCAAAAATTGAAAACCAAGAGGGTATCGACAACATCGATTCAATCTTAGAAGTTTCTGACGGTTTAATGGTAGCTCGTGGTGACATGGGTGTAGAAATTCCACCAGAAGAAGTACCATTAGTACAAAAACGTCTAATCAAAAAATGTAACGTGTTAGGTAAACCAGTTATTACTGCGACACAAATGTTAGATTCTATGCAACGTAACCCACGTCCAACTCGTGCGGAAGCAAGTGACGTAGCTAACGCAATCTTCGATGGTACAGATGCAATCATGCTTTCAGGTGAAACAGCTGCTGGACAATACCCAGTAGAAGCAGTAACTATGATGGCTAACATTGCAGTGCGTGTTGAAAAATCATTACAATATGAAGATATGTTCAAAAAACGTATTAAAGAGTTCACTCCAACAATTACAGATGCAATTAGCCAATCTGTTGCGCATACAGCACTTGCTCTTGATGTAGCTGCAATCGTAGCTCCAACAGAAAGTGGATATACTGCGAAAATGATCTCTAAATACCGTCCGAAATCTCCAATCGTTGCTGTAACATCTGACGAGCAAGTAGGACGTCGTCTTGCACTTGTTTGGGGTGTACAAGCATTTATGGCTGAGAAGCGCGCAGCTTCTACTGACGAAATGTTAGATACAGCAATTCAAACAGGTATGGATGCAGGTCTAATCGGACTTGGAGACACTGTTGTAATCACTGCTGGTGTTCCGGTTGCTGAAACTGGTACAACAAACTTAATGAAAATCCACGTTGTGGGTGAAGAAGTTGCTAAAGGACAAGGAATCGGACGTAAAGCTGCAAAAGGTAAAGTAGTTGTAGCAAAAACAGCTGCTGAAGCTGTAGCGAACGTAAACGAAGGTGATATCCTTGTTACAACAAGTACTGATAAAGATATGATTCCTGCAATCGAAAAAGCTGCTGCTCTAGTTGTAGAAGAAGGCGGTCTAACAAGCCATGCTGCTGTTGTAGGCGTATCAATCGGTATTCCTGTTATCGTTGGTGTAAACGGCGTAACAGCAACTTTAAAAAATGGCCAAGAAGTAACAGTTGATGCAGCGCGCGGAATTGTTTATAATGGACATGCGGAAGTGCTATAA
- a CDS encoding DUF441 domain-containing protein has translation MISQSTLFLFILLIIGLIAKNQSLTLAIGVLFLLKFTFLGDKVFPYLQTKGINLGVTVITIAVLVPIATGEIGFKQLGEAAKSYYAWIALASGVAVALLAKGGVQLLTTDPHITTALVFGTIIAVALFNGVAVGPLIGAGIAYAVMSIIQMFK, from the coding sequence ATGATTAGTCAGTCAACGTTATTTTTATTCATACTACTTATTATAGGACTTATTGCGAAAAACCAATCGCTTACTTTAGCTATTGGTGTGTTATTTTTATTGAAATTTACGTTTCTAGGAGATAAAGTCTTTCCTTATCTACAAACGAAAGGGATTAACCTCGGTGTTACGGTTATTACAATAGCGGTACTCGTACCGATTGCAACGGGGGAAATAGGTTTTAAACAACTTGGAGAAGCAGCGAAGTCGTATTATGCATGGATTGCTTTAGCTTCAGGGGTAGCGGTTGCTTTGCTAGCGAAAGGCGGCGTACAATTATTGACAACGGATCCTCATATTACAACTGCGCTCGTTTTCGGGACAATTATAGCAGTTGCTTTATTTAATGGGGTTGCTGTAGGGCCATTAATTGGGGCTGGAATTGCCTATGCAGTTATGAGTATTATACAGATGTTTAAATAA
- the ytvI gene encoding sporulation integral membrane protein YtvI: MNRNLLYMILRLIFVIVATVVGFYALLYMSGLIYPFIIAFAFAYLINPVVNFLNQKLQFPRALAVLVSLILVFGAIVGLVTYLVTEAISATTYLLQLVTVKFPDIVTFAQQFALNHIMPLYDDLISKFNHLGEPQRYTITQNIQNLGTEATTQMKDLLSAIISGLTNFISALPTTLTVLVFVLLATFFISYDWHLLAQKVRKFLPTRVHGYGKTIFVDLRKALFGFVKAQLTLVSMTTVIVLIGLLILRVPYAITIAIITGVVDLLPYLGTGAVFVPWVIYVFFTGDTAFAIGLLILYIVVIVQRQIMEPKVLSSNIGLDPLATLIALFVGFKLFGFLGLIIGPVILVLLNTLHKARVFHDLWKYIKGSPSK, from the coding sequence TTGAATCGAAACTTACTATATATGATATTGCGACTCATATTTGTCATCGTAGCGACGGTAGTCGGGTTCTATGCATTACTATATATGTCAGGACTTATCTATCCTTTTATTATCGCTTTCGCATTTGCTTATTTGATTAACCCTGTCGTCAATTTCCTTAATCAAAAACTACAATTTCCTCGTGCACTAGCTGTACTCGTTAGCTTAATTCTCGTGTTCGGAGCTATCGTCGGACTCGTTACATACCTTGTAACGGAAGCCATATCTGCCACAACATACTTACTACAACTTGTTACAGTAAAGTTTCCGGATATCGTTACCTTCGCTCAGCAGTTTGCACTTAATCATATTATGCCTCTCTATGATGATTTAATTTCTAAATTTAATCATCTTGGGGAACCACAGCGCTATACGATTACACAAAACATTCAAAACTTAGGAACCGAAGCAACGACGCAAATGAAAGATCTTTTATCAGCTATTATAAGCGGGTTAACAAATTTCATTAGTGCACTACCAACAACGTTAACTGTCCTTGTATTCGTTTTATTAGCCACTTTCTTCATTAGTTACGATTGGCATCTTCTTGCTCAAAAAGTAAGAAAATTTTTACCCACCCGTGTTCACGGCTATGGAAAAACTATTTTTGTCGATTTAAGAAAAGCTTTATTTGGTTTTGTTAAAGCACAACTAACGCTCGTATCTATGACAACTGTTATTGTACTAATCGGCCTTCTAATATTACGCGTACCATACGCCATTACTATCGCGATTATTACAGGAGTTGTAGATTTACTCCCGTATTTAGGAACAGGAGCTGTCTTCGTTCCTTGGGTTATATATGTATTTTTCACTGGCGACACTGCTTTCGCCATCGGTCTTCTCATTTTATACATCGTCGTGATTGTCCAAAGACAAATTATGGAGCCTAAAGTGCTTTCATCTAATATCGGCCTCGATCCATTAGCAACACTGATCGCTCTATTTGTCGGCTTTAAACTCTTCGGCTTTTTAGGATTAATCATCGGTCCAGTCATCTTAGTACTACTTAATACATTGCACAAAGCTCGTGTATTCCATGATTTGTGGAAATATATTAAAGGCTCACCTTCAAAATAA
- the accD gene encoding acetyl-CoA carboxylase, carboxyltransferase subunit beta produces MLRDLFVKKKKYAAIPSEQVRKDVPDGVMTKCPKCKKIMYTKELLKNLKVCVNCGYHHPMNAWERLDSILDEGSFREYDKEMVSLNPLEFPHYEEKLESDRKKTELNEAVVTGEGTIDDMLVVVAVMDSRFRMGSMGSVVGEKIARAVEKAYDLQVPFIIFTASGGARMQEGILSLMQMAKTSVALKKHSNAGGLFISVMTHPTTGGVSASFASLGDYNLAEPGALIGFAGRRVIEQTVREKLPEDFQTAEFLLEHGQLDAVVHRDDMRESLRKILEVHQGGEMAVWQS; encoded by the coding sequence GTGCTAAGAGATTTATTCGTGAAAAAGAAAAAGTATGCTGCAATACCTTCAGAACAAGTACGAAAAGATGTACCAGATGGCGTTATGACAAAATGTCCGAAATGTAAAAAAATCATGTATACGAAAGAACTTCTAAAAAATTTAAAAGTATGTGTGAATTGTGGATATCATCATCCTATGAATGCATGGGAACGTCTTGATAGTATATTGGACGAAGGGTCATTCCGTGAGTATGACAAAGAAATGGTTTCATTAAATCCACTCGAGTTTCCACATTATGAAGAGAAACTAGAGAGCGATCGTAAGAAGACTGAATTGAACGAAGCGGTTGTAACTGGTGAAGGAACAATTGATGACATGCTTGTTGTTGTTGCAGTAATGGATTCTCGTTTTCGAATGGGGAGCATGGGCTCTGTTGTAGGAGAAAAAATTGCCCGTGCGGTTGAAAAGGCATACGACTTACAAGTTCCATTTATTATCTTTACTGCTTCGGGTGGTGCCCGTATGCAAGAAGGGATATTAAGTTTAATGCAAATGGCAAAAACAAGCGTAGCTTTGAAAAAGCATAGTAATGCAGGAGGATTATTTATTTCTGTTATGACTCACCCAACGACGGGCGGGGTTTCAGCAAGTTTCGCTTCACTTGGTGATTATAATCTTGCAGAACCAGGGGCACTGATCGGATTTGCTGGTAGACGTGTAATTGAACAAACTGTGCGTGAGAAACTACCGGAAGATTTCCAAACGGCAGAATTCTTACTAGAACATGGTCAATTAGATGCGGTGGTGCATCGTGATGATATGAGAGAATCGCTCCGTAAGATTTTAGAAGTTCATCAAGGAGGGGAAATGGCTGTATGGCAGAGCTAG
- the icd gene encoding NADP-dependent isocitrate dehydrogenase has translation MTTGEKITVTNGVMNVPNNPIIPFIEGDGIGPDIWAAASRVLEAAVEKAYDGEKKIVWKEVLAGEKAFNQTGEWLPEETLNLIREYLIAIKGPLTTPVGGGIRSLNVALRQELDLYVCLRPVRYFEGVPSPVKRPEDTDMVIFRENTEDIYAGIEYAQGSPEAEKVLAFLKEAMGVNKIRFPETSGIGIKPISEEGTKRLVRAAIQYAINEKRSSVTLVHKGNIMKFTEGAFKNWGYEVAEQEFGDKVFTWAEYDRIVEKDGKDAANKAMADAEVAGKIIVKDSIADIFLQQILTRPREFDVVATMNLNGDYISDALAAQVGGIGIAPGANINYVTGHAIFEATHGTAPKYAGLDKVNPSSVLLSGVLLLEHLGWNEAAKLVTASVEKTIASKVVTYDFARLMEGATEVKCSEFANELIKNMDVAIIKNA, from the coding sequence TTGACGACAGGTGAAAAAATTACTGTAACTAATGGTGTTATGAATGTACCAAACAATCCGATTATTCCATTTATCGAAGGAGATGGAATTGGTCCTGATATTTGGGCAGCTGCATCTCGTGTACTAGAAGCAGCAGTTGAAAAAGCTTATGATGGTGAGAAGAAAATCGTTTGGAAAGAAGTGCTTGCAGGGGAAAAAGCATTCAACCAAACAGGCGAGTGGTTACCAGAAGAAACTTTAAATTTAATCCGTGAATATTTAATCGCGATTAAAGGTCCACTTACAACTCCAGTTGGCGGTGGTATTCGTTCTCTAAACGTAGCACTTCGTCAAGAATTAGATTTATATGTATGTCTACGTCCAGTTCGTTATTTTGAAGGTGTTCCTTCACCTGTAAAACGTCCGGAAGATACTGATATGGTTATTTTCCGTGAAAATACAGAAGACATTTATGCTGGAATTGAATATGCACAAGGATCTCCAGAAGCAGAAAAAGTTCTTGCTTTCTTAAAAGAAGCAATGGGTGTTAATAAAATCCGCTTCCCAGAAACATCTGGTATTGGTATTAAACCAATCTCGGAAGAAGGGACAAAGCGTCTTGTTCGTGCTGCAATTCAATATGCAATTAACGAAAAACGCTCTTCTGTTACATTAGTTCATAAAGGAAACATTATGAAATTTACAGAAGGTGCTTTCAAAAACTGGGGTTACGAAGTAGCGGAACAAGAATTCGGCGACAAAGTATTTACTTGGGCTGAATATGATCGCATCGTTGAGAAAGATGGTAAAGATGCAGCGAATAAAGCGATGGCAGACGCTGAAGTGGCTGGAAAAATCATCGTAAAAGATTCTATTGCAGACATCTTCTTACAACAAATTTTAACGCGTCCACGTGAGTTCGATGTTGTTGCAACAATGAACTTAAACGGAGACTACATCTCTGATGCACTTGCTGCACAAGTAGGTGGAATTGGTATTGCACCTGGTGCAAATATTAACTATGTGACTGGACATGCTATCTTTGAAGCTACACACGGTACAGCTCCAAAATATGCAGGTTTAGATAAAGTAAACCCATCTTCGGTTCTTCTTTCTGGTGTATTATTATTAGAGCACTTAGGATGGAACGAAGCTGCGAAATTAGTAACTGCTTCAGTTGAGAAGACAATTGCTTCAAAAGTAGTAACTTATGATTTCGCACGCTTAATGGAAGGTGCAACAGAAGTGAAATGTTCTGAGTTCGCTAATGAACTTATTAAAAACATGGATGTAGCGATAATCAAAAACGCATAA